The genomic window CAAACTCATGAATCCCTAAGTTTAAATTATCATCACCGATATCATAGCCTTTTTTAAAATCTTCCCAAGAAAAAACAATCGCCTTTAACTGCGGATTCGTTTCCCCTTTGTGGTAGGTTTCATTGAGTTTTGAGTAATACGATTTTGGGTAAATTATGACTTTATCTAGCAATTCAATACGATAATTTCTAAACCCAAATGTTAACATTACAGCAGTAGCAGAAATTAATGTTCTCATCTCATCATCTACCTTTAAACCTTCTCTACCGATAAATTCCTTGCTATTAATAAATATTGCTAATCGATGTCTAAAAATAGCTTGTTCTTCTTTTTTTAGTTTGTTATAAAAACTAAACTGCTGCTCTAGTATAGATTGCTGACGGTTTGATAGTTCTTTTTTAAACAACATTGTATTTAAAAAGAAGGGTTTGTGATATTTTGAAGCATAGATAGATTCAAAAAACGCATAAAACTTGGACAGCACTATAGTGGCCATACCGACAAAAAAAATGATTAACATCACCAGCTTAAACGTTGGGCTTATCTCAGGGTTTTGGGTGTCTTGAACGTAGATTAAGATCATTGCCTAAATATAGAAAGAAATACGCAAGCGGAGCTCTAAACATTTACAGAAAACACTACCTGAACATTATTTTGCCTATCAAAATCAAATATCCTGTGGTTATTTGGTGAAGGTATCCGCTCAAGCGAACTTGACTAGATAGTCTAACCCCTTTAACAAAGCGGTTCTCAACTGATTGCTATCGCATCCTTTGCGCTCCGCTTTGAACATACTCAACAAAGCGGTTCTCAACGGATTGCTGCGCATCCTTTTGCGCTCCGCTTTGAACATACTTCAAACGAAAAAACGCTCAAGCAAGCTTGGCGTTTTTTCTTATTGAAGTATGTATTCGTGACCTCGAGAGGATTCGAACCTCCAACCCTCAGAGCCGAAATCTGATATTCTATCCAGTTGAACTACGAGGCCTTGTGATGAATGAGACCTTTCGACTGCGCTCAAGGTGACAACACAACACATATTATAAATTAAGACAGCTTAGCTTTTACAATCGTAGAAATTGTTTTGCCGTCTGCTTTACCTGCTAATTCTTTACTGACAATACCCATAACCTTTCCCATATCTTTCATGCCTTCTGCTCCTATACTTTCTATAGTCGACACCACTACTTTTTCAATTTCTTCTTCGCTTAAAGCTTCTGGTAAAAATTGACTTATCACTTCTGCCTGGTCTAACTCTGGTTGCGCCAAATCATCTCTTCCTTGTTCATGAAAAATGGCAGCACTATCTTTACGTTGCTTCACCATTTTAGACAAGATTTTAATCTCTTGTTCTTCGGTTAACTCATCAGTTCCGGCCGATGCTGTTTTGGCTAATAAAATTTCAGATTTTACAGCTCTTAAAGCTGCTAAAGCTGTTTGATTCTTTTCTTTCATAGCTGCCTTCATCGCAGTCATTACGTTATCTTGTAAACTCATAATATCCTTAATCTATTAGAAGTGCGAAGATACTAAAAAAGTTAGGTTTCTTTATGATATGGAAACTTTGAAAAAACAAAAAGCCCAAAAAGTTTGAGGGTACTTTTTGGGCTCGACGCTGGTGTGATAACACTAAACTGAATTGCTATTAATCTACGTTATCGTGTAAGAATGAATTATTGCTTCTTAACTGAATATCGTCATTATCATCTGTACCTACAGATAGTCTTGAAGCATTGGTTTCTGAAGAATGCTGTGCATCTTCTAAGTTAACACCTTGTCTTTTGTAAGCAGGCTCTTTTTCTATTTCGTCAATTTTAGCCGTATTGAACTTATAATTAAACTCTTTCATGTGCTTTCTGCGCTCATCTGCACGTGCTTTAATTAAATCTGAAATCGGACTGTTCATTGGGTCGATATCATCCTCTGAAATCTCATCGGCTTCTTCAACAGGAAGTACTTTCTTTTCAAAAACAATCTCTTCTTTTACCTCAGTTTCTACTTTAGTGTTCATCGATGACTCATACGTTTCTACATCGTCTAATGCATAGCGCTTCTCCCCTTTTTCATTAACTTCTGTTACCGAAATTATTTCAACAGGCTCATTAACATCAATATCTTTTACATCTTCATCTAAACTGAAGAACATCATTTCTTCTCCAGATTCTGGTTCCTCTACGGTTTCTGGTTCATTGTTAGATAAAGGCAAATCAAACGTTAATGTAATCTGCTCTTCTTTCTCTTCAATGATAGTTTCCGCTTTATTTTCAATTGGTGTAATGATAAATTCCTCTGGCTCTACATTTAATTCTGCCTTAGTGTCTAAGACTTCATCATATACCACATCCATGTTTCTCAATAAATCTGTCGTAGGAATTAAATCCATATCATGCTTTGCTGATGTTTCTGTGTCGTTTTCATCTATAAGCGTATGACGCACTATTGGATCTTCCTTCTTTTCTTCTAAAAAGATATCTGGAGTAATGATTGCTGGTTCTTTTTCTTGCGTACTTACTTCTTCAATGACCTCTTCCTCTAAAGCATGAATTACTTTTTTAGTTTCGGTATTAGAAATTTCGTTTTGCTGATCGATATCAAAACCTGTTGCAATAATTGTTACCGCAATAGATTCTTGTAATGACTCATCTTCACCAACACCCATAATAATGTTAGCTCCATGACCTGCTTCATTTTGAATATGGTCGTTAATCTCACCAATCTCGTCGATTGTAATTTCCTGAGAACCCGAAACGATAAGCAACAATACGTTTTTGGCACCAGTAATTTTATTATCGTTTAACAGTGGTGAATCTAGAGCTTTCATAATAGCTTCTTGCGCTCTGGTCTGACCAGAAGCTGTAGCCGATCCCATAATGGCTGTTCCGCTATTGCTTAATACTGTTTTAGCATCGCGTAAATCGATGTTTTGCGTATAGTGATGTGTTATAACTTCTGCTATACCTCTAGATGCCGTTGATAAGACTTCATCTGCTTTAGAGAAACCTGCTTTAAATCCAAGGTTACCATAAACCTCGCGTAGCTTATTGTTATTGATTACAACTAAAGAATCTACATGCTCTCTAAGGTTTTCTACACCACGTT from Winogradskyella sp. MH6 includes these protein-coding regions:
- a CDS encoding zinc-dependent peptidase, giving the protein MILIYVQDTQNPEISPTFKLVMLIIFFVGMATIVLSKFYAFFESIYASKYHKPFFLNTMLFKKELSNRQQSILEQQFSFYNKLKKEEQAIFRHRLAIFINSKEFIGREGLKVDDEMRTLISATAVMLTFGFRNYRIELLDKVIIYPKSYYSKLNETYHKGETNPQLKAIVFSWEDFKKGYDIGDDNLNLGIHEFGHAIHLNAFKENDVSSEIFKNGFNTLAAYLQEHKMVRDDLTASKYFRAYAYTNKFEFFAVLLENFMETPEEFKTKFPDLYRYIRQMLNFNFAGY
- the ftsZ gene encoding cell division protein FtsZ, whose product is MSSSNEFGNIAFDLPKHQSNVIKVIGVGGGGSNAINHMFQQGIKGVDFVICNTDAQALQSSGVPNKIQLGVNLTEGLGAGANPDVGEQAAVESLEDIRRMLDTNTKMIFITAGMGGGTGTGAAPIIAKMAKELDILTVGIVTMPFQFEGKMRNEQAQRGVENLREHVDSLVVINNNKLREVYGNLGFKAGFSKADEVLSTASRGIAEVITHHYTQNIDLRDAKTVLSNSGTAIMGSATASGQTRAQEAIMKALDSPLLNDNKITGAKNVLLLIVSGSQEITIDEIGEINDHIQNEAGHGANIIMGVGEDESLQESIAVTIIATGFDIDQQNEISNTETKKVIHALEEEVIEEVSTQEKEPAIITPDIFLEEKKEDPIVRHTLIDENDTETSAKHDMDLIPTTDLLRNMDVVYDEVLDTKAELNVEPEEFIITPIENKAETIIEEKEEQITLTFDLPLSNNEPETVEEPESGEEMMFFSLDEDVKDIDVNEPVEIISVTEVNEKGEKRYALDDVETYESSMNTKVETEVKEEIVFEKKVLPVEEADEISEDDIDPMNSPISDLIKARADERRKHMKEFNYKFNTAKIDEIEKEPAYKRQGVNLEDAQHSSETNASRLSVGTDDNDDIQLRSNNSFLHDNVD
- a CDS encoding GatB/YqeY domain-containing protein codes for the protein MSLQDNVMTAMKAAMKEKNQTALAALRAVKSEILLAKTASAGTDELTEEQEIKILSKMVKQRKDSAAIFHEQGRDDLAQPELDQAEVISQFLPEALSEEEIEKVVVSTIESIGAEGMKDMGKVMGIVSKELAGKADGKTISTIVKAKLS